The following proteins are co-located in the Vigna angularis cultivar LongXiaoDou No.4 chromosome 2, ASM1680809v1, whole genome shotgun sequence genome:
- the LOC108321225 gene encoding GTP-binding protein BRASSINAZOLE INSENSITIVE PALE GREEN 2, chloroplastic, which translates to MAMLLSTSVVPSTKLVIFNNSTQERALPCFRHFSDNSKHFEKVSSLIAFAVKGDFTHAKATRRDSRNPLLSEGRDEDEARGPICPGCGVFMQDKDPDLLGYYQPKTVKVEEFSEEDDDVFDDDDVGDYKEEDDGEVGFLNEIEIKLGEESKRLTDEIDWDSDDWEANLLGEDDEKLELDGFEPAGVGYGNITEEYLEKVKRKKISKAEKKRMAKEANREKEEVTVCARCHSLRNYGQVKNQTAENLIPDFDFNRLISTRLMNPSGSGSATVVVMVVDCVDFDGSFPRIAVKSLFQALERIQDNSKRAKKLPKLVLVATKVDLLPSQVSPTRLDRWVRNRSRSGGAPKLNGVYLVSSRKDLGVRNLLSFVKDLAGPRGNVWVIGAQNAGKSTLINALAKKQGAKVTKLTEAPIPGTTLGILRIAGVLPAKTKMFDTPGLLHPYLMSMRLNRDEQKMVEIRKELRPRSYRIKVGQAILIGGLTRLDLVGASVETIYVTVWASPNVSLHMGKIENADEVWRKHVGIRLQPPIGNDRGAELGTWQEREVKVCGTSWDVNSIDIAIAGLGWFSLGLKGEATTKLWSFDGVEVTLREPLVLDRAPFLEKPGFWLPKAISDAIGNQTRREAQRRKQLDNEDSEYVGAGVGAELSA; encoded by the exons ATGGCTATGTTGTTGTCTACAAGTGTTGTTCCTTCTACCAAGCTTGTCATCTTCAACAACAGTACACAAGAGCGTGCACTTCCATGTTTTCGTCATTTCTCAG ATAATAGCAAGCACTTTGAGAAAGTGTCGTCCTTGATTGCTTTTGCGGTGAAGGGTGACTTCACTCACGCCAAAGCCACTAGGAGAGATAGTAGAAACCCATTGCTGAGTGAGGGGAGAGATGAAGATGAAGCTAGAGGACCCATTTGTCCTGGTTGTGGAGTCTTCATGCAAGATAAGGACCCTGACCTTCTAGGGTATTACCAACCAAAGACAGTGAAAGTGGAAGAGTTTTCAGAAGAGGATGATGATGTGTTTGACGATGATGATGTTGGTGattataaagaagaagatgacgGTGAAGTGGgttttttgaatgaaattgaaattaagcTTGGAGAAGAGAGTAAGAGATTAACAGATGAGATTGACTGGGATTCTGATGACTGGGAAGCTAATTTACTGGGTGAAGATGATGAGAAGTTGGAATTGGATGGGTTTGAACCTGCTGGGGTTGGGTATGGTAACATTACTGAGGAGTACTTGGAAAAGgtaaagaggaagaagatatCCAAAGCTGAGAAGAAGAGGATGGCTAAGGAGGCTAACAGGGAGAAAGAAGAGGTCACTGTGTGTGCTCGGTGTCATTCCTTGAGAAACTATGGCCAGGTGAAGAACCAGACGGCGGAGAATTTGATAcctgattttgattttaatagGTTGATTTCGACCCGGCTGATGAACCCTTCTGGAAGTGGCAGTGCTACTGTTGTTGTAATGGTTGTGGACTGTGTTGATTTTGACGGTTCATTCCCTAGGATTGCTGTGAAATCCTTGTTTCAAGCATTGGAAAGAATACAGGACAACTCCAAGCGGGCCAAGAAGCTGCCGAAGCTTGTTCTTGTGGCAACAAAGGTTGATCTACTTCCCTCCCAGGTTTCTCCTACGAGATTAGATAGATGGGTTCGAAACCGTTCAAGATCTGGAGGAGCACCTAAACTAAACGGGGTTTATTTGGTCAGTTCAAGGAAGGATTTAGGTGTAAGGAATTTGTTGTCCTTCGTGAAGGATTTGGCTGGTCCTCGTGGGAATGTGTGGGTGATTGGCGCTCAAAATGCAGGAAAATCTACTCTGATCAATGCTTTAGCAAAGAAACAAGGAGCTAAAGTTACCAAGCTGACAGAAGCTCCAATTCCTGGGACAACACTAGGGATCTTGAGAATTGCAGGAGTTTTGCCTGCTAAGACTAAGATGTTTGACACTCCCGGGCTCTTGCACCCATATTTAATGTCGATGAGATTGAATCGGGATGAGCAAAAGATGGTTGAGATCCGGAAGGAACTCCGGCCTAGGTCATATAGAATTAAG GTAGGACAAGCAATACTCATTGGTGGCTTGACAAGACTTGACCTTGTTGGAGCCTCTGTTGAAACAATATATGTCACAGTTTGGGCATCACCAAATGTTTCTCTTCACATGGGGAAAATTGAAAATGCTGATGAGGTTTGGAGAAAACATGTTGGTATCAGGTTACAG CCTCCCATTGGTAATGACCGTGGTGCTGAATTAGGAACATGGCAAGAAAGAGAAGTAAAAGTGTGTGGAACTAGTTGGGATGTCAACAGCATTGACATAGCAATAGCAGGTTTAGGTTGGTTCTCATTGGGCCTCAAAGGCGAAGCAACCACGAAATTGTGGTCCTTTGATGGGGTTGAAGTAACTTTGAGAGAGCCTTTGGTGCTTGACCGGGCACCATTCCTTGAGAAGCCAGGATTTTGGTTACCTAAAGCCATCTCTGATGCTATTGGCAACCAAACCAGACGTGAAGCTCAAAGAAGGAAACAACTTGACAATGAGGATTCGGAATACGTGGGAGCAGGGGTAGGGGCTGAGTTATCGGCATGA
- the LOC108321226 gene encoding protein EARLY RESPONSIVE TO DEHYDRATION 15 encodes MALVSGGRSTLNPNAPLYIPAAFRQVEDFSPEWWQLVTTFTWYHDFWLSQQQEDGAYYGEEDEFDGNDVVDLLPDSFDLDAGEDLAVLDAQLEDFIQSYETKETGPKVSA; translated from the exons ATGGCACTAGTATCTGGAGGAAGATCAACACTGAACCCTAATGCCCCGCTTTACATTCCCGCTGCGTTCCGCCAAGTGGAGGATTTTTCTCCAGAATGGTGGCAGCTGGTGACGACATTCACATGGTACCATGACTTCTGGCTAAGCCAGCAACAGGAGGATGGAGCCTATTATGGTGAGGAGGATGAGTTTGATGGTAATGATGTCGTTGATTTGCTGCCGGATTCGTTTGATCTTGATGCCGGTGAAGATCTTGCTGTTTTGGACGCTCAGCTTGAAGACTTCATTCAATCTTATGAAACCAAAG AAACTGGACCCAAAGTAAGTGCATGA